The stretch of DNA GAAAAATACAATGAAAATGGAAAGATAATAGCTGAAGTCTATAGAAGATATAACTCAGTTTTTAAAAATAATAATGCTATGGATTTTTCTGATATTTTAGTTAATACAGATAGATTATTAGATATTCCAGATATTCTTGATAAAGTTCAAGATAAATTTAGATATATTATGGTTGATGAATACCAAGATACAAACAATATACAATATAAAATAGTTAATAAAATAGCAAAAAAATATGGAAATATCTGTGTAGTTGGAGATGAAAATCAAAGTATTTATGGATTTAGAGGAGCCAATATTCAAAACATTTTAAATTTTGAAAAAGATTATCCAGATGCTACTGTAGTTAAATTAGAAGAAAACTACCGTTCTACATCTGTTATCCTAGATGCTGCTAACTCAGTTATTAGAAACAACTCTAGTGCAAGGGATAAAAAACTTTGGACTAAAAAAACAGTGGGAGAAAAAATTACTGTTGAGAGATGTGCTGATGGTAGAGAGGAAGCAAGTTTTGTAATTGGTGAAATTATTAAGGGAAAAGCTAAAGGAGCTAAATATAAAGATTTTACAATTCTATATAGAACTAATGCTCAATCAAGAATGTTTGAAGAGAAACTTTTACGTGAAAATATTCCATATAAGATTTTTGGTGGAATGCAATTCTACCAAAGAGCTGAAATCAAAGATATAGTGGCTTATTTGGCTGTTATTAATAATACAACTGATAACCTTAATCTTGCAAGAATTTTAAATGTTCCAAAAAGAAAGATCGGAGATAAAACTTTTGAAAAAATAGAGGAATTCGCTAAAGAGCAAAATCTATCTCTTTTTGAGGCTTTAGGTAAAGCAGATGATATATCTGGACTTAGTGCAAATTTAAAAATAACTATATTAGATTTTTATAAAATGATGAAAGAGTTCATTGAAATCAGTGAGGGAACTCCAGTCTCTGAACTTTTTGATACAATAGTTAGAGAGATAAAATATAGTGACTATCTAATAGCTAACTATGAAGATTATGAAACAAGAAAAGAGAATATAGATGAGTTAAAAAATTCTATTATTGAGTTAGAAAAAGTTATTGAGACACTTACTTTAAGAGAATATCTTGAAAATATATCATTAGTTAGTGCTACAGATAATCTTGAAGATGAAAAGGATTATGTAAAATTGATGACTATACACAACTCCAAAGGATTAGAGTTTCCTACTGTATTTGTTGTAGGAGTAGAAGAGGGCCTATTCCCTAGTAATAGAGCTGACTTTGATAACAACGAACTAGAAGAAGAAAGAAGATTATGTTATGTAGCTATAACTAGAGCTGAAGACAAACTTTATATGACCTATGCTAAAAGTAGAATGATGTTTGGTAATGATGACTGGTATAGAGAGCCTTCAAGATTTTTAAATGAAATTCCTAAAGAATTGATAGAGAAAGCTAATACTATCATTGAATATATCCCTAAAAATGAAAAGGGTAGCTTCATTACAGAAAGAGCCTTCAAAAAAATGATAACAATTGAGGATTTAAATAAGACTGCTCAAAATTTCCCATACTCTATTGGTGAAAAAGTTATGCATAAAAAATTTGGACTTGGGGTAGTAAAATCTGTAAATGATAAGAAAGTTGAAATAAACTTTGTAGATGGAAAAAGAGAGATAGCTATGGCAGTAGCTGAAAAATTTCTTACAAAGTGTTAGGAGGTAGGTATGAAAAGAAAAACTATAGCTAAAGAGATTGAATATATCGGAATTGGACTTCATAAAGGTGAAAATATAAAAATGAGATTACTTCCTAGTGAAAATGGAATAATCTTTAAAAGAGTTGATTTAGAAGAGGGAAAAAATGAGATTACACTAGATATAGCTAATACTTTTGATTTAACTCGTGGTACTAATTTACAGAATGAGTATGGGGCAAAAGTACATACAATAGAACATTTTTTATCTGCTCTTTATGCTTTAGATATCACTGACTTAACAGTTGAGCTAGATGGTAATGAGCTTCCTATCTGTGATGGAAGTGCAAAAATATTTATTGATATTTTTGAAGAAGCTGGATTAAGAGAGTTAGATATGGATATTGAGCCTTTAGTAGTGAAAGAGCCTATTTACTTAACAATAGGAGAAAAAAATATTGTAGCTCTTCCCTATGATGGCTATAAACTGACTTATGCTATAAGATTTGAACACTCATTTTTAAAATCACAACTAGCAGAATTTGAAGTAAATTTAGAAAATTATAAAAAAGAGATTGCTTCTGCAAGGACTTTTGGATTTGATTATGAGATTGAATACTTAAAGAAAAATAATCTTGCTTTAGGTGGAACTCTTGACAATGCTATTGTAGTAAAAAAAGATGGTGTTTTAAACCCAGATGGTCTCAGATTTGAAGATGAGTTTGTAAGACATAAAATGCTTGATATAATAGGTGATTTAAAAATATTAAATAGACCAATAAAAGCACATATCATAGCTATAAAAGCTGGACATGCTTTAGATATAGAGTTTGCAAAATTATTAAAAAACATGTAAAATATAGATAATACTATTTGAGGAGGAAAACAGAATGTTAAATACTTTAGAAATAATGGAAAGAATACCACATAGATATCCATTTTTATTAGTGGATAGAATCATTGAGGTAAATAAAGAGGAGCAAAAAATAAGAGGTCTTAAAAATGTTACTATAAATGAAGAGTTCTTTAATGGACACTTCCCTGGACACCCAATTATGCCAGGAGTATTAATAGTAGAGGGAATGGCTCAATGTTTAGGTGTACTTGTTATGGAAGGACTTGAAGGAAAAGTTCCTTACTTTGTTGGAGTAGAAAGTGCTAAGTTTAAAAGCCCTATAAGACCTGGAGACCAAATAATATATGAAGTTGAAGTAGAAAAAATCAAAAGAAACTTTGTAAAAGCTCATGGAAAAGCTTTAGTAGATGGAAATGTTGCTTGTGAAGCAAGCTTTACTTTCTGTATAGCAGATAAATAAGAGATGGGAGGCAATTATGATAGATATTCATAATACTGCTATAATTGAAGAGGGTGCTATCATAGAAGATGGAGTTAAAATAGGTCCATACTGTATAATTGGTAAGGATGTAAAAATTGGAAAAAATACTACAATTCAATCTCATGTTGTAATAGAGGGTATTACTGAAATTGGAGAAAACAATACTATTTACTCTTTTGCTTCTATTGGAAAAGCATCTCAAGATTTAAAATATAAAGGTGAACCAACTAAAACTATTATTGGAAATAATAATACAATCAGAGAGTTTGTTACTATTCATAGAGGTACTGATCATAGATGGGAAACAAGAATAGGAAATGGAAATCTTATTATGTCTTATGTTCATGTAGCTCATGATGTTATCATAGGAGATGGTTGTATCTTTTCAAATAATGCTACATTAGCTGGACACGTAGTAGTTGATAGTTACGCAATAGTTGGTGGACTAACTCCTGTACACCAATTCTGTAGAATAGGTTCGTATTCTATGACTGGAGGAGCTAGTGCTGTAAACCAAGATATCTGTCCTTTTATACTAGCTGAAGGAAATAAAGCTATTCCTAGAGGACTTAATAGTGTTGGACTTAGAAGAAGAGGTTTTACAGATGAAGAGATAAGCAGACTTAAAAAAGCTTATAAAATAGTTTTTAGAAGTGGATTATCCCTAAAAGATGCCTTAGCACAGATTGAGGCTGAAATAGAACTTGATAAAAATGTATCATACTTTGTAGACTTTATAAAAAATAGTGATAGAGGTATAGCTAGATAATGAAAAAAATAGGTATAATAGTTGGTAATGGAAAATTACCCCTCTATTTTCTTGAAGAGGCTGAAAAACAAAATATAGAAGTTTTTCCCTTAGGACTATTTGATACTATAGATGATAAAATAAAAGCTCATAAAAATTTTATAGCTTTTAATATTGGAGAGGTAGGAAGTATTGTTAAATACTTCCTTCTCAATAGTATTACAGAGATAGTTATGTTGGGAAAGGTAGAAAAAGATATAATATTTAAAAATATAAAATTTGATAGATATGGAGAGGAACTTCTGAAAAGATTACCAGATAGAAAAGATGAAACTCTCCTTTTTGCAGTTATAGCATTTTTTAGATTAAATGGAATAAAGGTTCTTCCTCAAAATCATTTACTAAAAAATTTTATGTTTCAACAGGAGTGTTATACAAATATTAAACCTAGTGAAGAGGATAAAAAGACTATAAAAATAGGTATAGAAGCTGCTAAGGCTCTAAGTGAAGTAGATGCTGGACAAACTGTTGTTTGTAAAGACTCATCTGTTGTTGCATTAGAAGGAATTGAAGGAACTGATAAAACAATAAAAAGAGCTGGAGAGCTTGCTGGTAAAGGTTGTATCATTGTAAAAATGTCTAGACCTCAACAGGATATGAGAGTTGATATACCAGCTGTAGGAATAGAAACAATAAAAAGAGCTATAGAGATAGGAGCTAAAGGAATTGTTGGAGAAGCAGGTAGAATGCTTTTTCTAAATAGAGATGAAGCTATAAAATTAGCAGAAGAAAACTCTCTATTTATCCTTGGAATAAAAGTTTGATAGGAGATTATTATGAAATTTTTTGTATCAACTGGAGAGGTTTCTGGAGACTTACATCTTTCCTACTTAGTAGAAGCTATTAATAAAAAATATAAAGATGTTAAGTTTTATGGAGTTGCAGGTAAACATAGTAAAAGTGCTGGAGTAGAAGTTATCCAAGATATTAATGAACTTGCAATTATGGGATTTACTGAAGTGTTGAAAAAATATAGTTTTCTTAAAAAGAAAGCTAATGAGTATATAGATTTTATAAAAAAAGAGAATATAAAAAAGGTTATTCTTGTTGATTATGGTGGATTTAATTTAAAGTTTTTAGAACTTTTAAAAAAAGAGATACCAAATATTGAAGTTTTTTACTATATTCCTCCTAAATTATGGATTTGGGGAGAAAAAAGAATAAAAAAATTAGTCAAAGCTGACCATATTATGGTTATCTTTCCTTGGGAAGTTGAATTTTATAAAAAACATGGAGTAGATGCAATATATTTTGGTAATCCCTTTGTGGATAAATATATTGTAGAAAAAAGAGAGGAAGAGTATATACTCCTTTTACCTGGAAGTAGAAAACAAGAGATAAAAACTCTTCTTCCAATTATGTTAGAATTAGTTAAAGAGAGTAAAGAAAGTAAGTTCTTACTAAAACTTTCTAGTGAAGAGCATTTAAAGTGGATATCTGAAAATCTATGTGAATATCCTAATCTCTATTTAGAGTTTGAAAAAAAGCTTCCAGAGTGTGTTAAAAACTCCAAAGTTGCAATAGCTGCTTCTGGAACTGTAACTTTAGAGTTAGCTCTTATGGGACTTCCTACAATAGTGATATATAAAACTGGATTTATCAATGCTTTTATCGCTAGACATATTTTAAAAATTGGTTTTGTTTCTCTTCCAAATCTTACTTTGGATAGAGAGGTATTTCCAGAACTTCTACAAGAGAGATGTAATGTAGAGGAGATAAAAAAATATCTTATTAAATTGGATAAAGAGAGAGAAAGAATAGATAGAGATATTCAAGAGGTAAGAGATAAACTTTCAGGAAAAAATGTGGTAGAAAGTTATGGAGACTTTCTTGTAAAAGGAGAGAGATGAAACTAAATATATTTAAAAATAAATCATTAAATACATTCTTAAAATATAGTTTTAAATATAAATGGGCTATGGTTGCAGTAATACTTATGTCCATATTAACTTCAACAATGGGAGCTGTACCAGCATGGCTTAGTAAGTATCTCATTGATGATGTACTTGTAAAAAAAGATCCCAAAATGATGGTTATTGTAATATCAGCTATCTTTTTATCTACAGTTGTAAAGGTGATCTCAGCTTACTATGCTAGTATTTCATCAAACTATGTAACTGAAACAATAAAAAGAGATATCAAAATTGATGTTTTTAATCATCTACAAAAACTTCCTATCTCATATTTTAGAAAAAATAAATTAGGAGATATTATGGCTAGACTTTCTGGAGATTCTTCTACATTGGGAAGAATAGGGTTTATGCTATTTGATATGTTAAAAGAGTTCATCACTGTTGTAGCTCTTATTTTTAGAATGTTTCAAGTTGATTGGTTGTTAGCATTAATATCTTTAACAGTTATGCCACTTATTATTTCAACGGTGAAGAAATATACTAAGAAAATTAGAAAATCTGGTAGAATCAGACAGGATACATCAGGAGCAGTAACTGCTTTTATTCAAGAGAGTTTATCTGGTATTTTTGTAATTAAAGCTTTCAATAATAGTGATATGATTATTGATAGATTCAAAGAGATTAGTATGGATGAATTTCAAAAGTCTTATAAAAGTACAAAGATTAAAGCCAAGGTATCACCTATAAACGAAGTTATAACTACTCTTATGGTAGTTTTAGTAGCTGCTTATGGTGGTTATCAAATCGTTGTTACAAAAACTATGTCTCCTGGAGATTTGATATCCTTTGTAACTGCTATGGGGCTTATGAGCCAACCTTTAAAAAGATTGATTTCTAAAAATAATGATGTACAAGAAGCTATCCCTTCTGCTGATAGAGTTATTGAGATATTAGATATCCCAGTTGAAGTAGATCACTGTGAACCTGAAGAGGAGTTAGGTGGAAAAATACAAAATATTAATTTTAAAAATGTTTCATTTACTTATTCTGATGGTAAAAGTAACGCCTTAAAAAATATAAATTTAGATATTGAAGCTGGAGAAGTTGTTGCCTTTGTTGGAAAGAGTGGAAGTGGAAAAACTACTATTGTAAACCTTATTCCTAGATTTTTTGAAGCTACTGAAGGAAAACTTCTTATAAATGGAAAAGATATTAAGAATATATCTCTTAAAAAATATAGAGATTTAATTGGTATTGTACCTCAAGAAAGCTTCCTTTTCTCTGGAACAATTGCTGAAAATATATCTTTTGGTAAAGAAAATGTAACTATAGATGATATAATAAAAGCTGCTAAAATGGCAAATGCTTATGAATTTATAAAAAATTTACCTGAAGGATTTGAAACAGAAGTGGGAGAGAGAGGAGTTATGCTTTCAGGAGGACAAAGACAAAGAATTGCTATTGCTAGAGCATTGATACAAAATCCTGAAATATTAATCCTTGATGAAGCCACTTCAGCACTGGATACCGAATCAGAAAGATTGGTGCAAGATGCTCTTGATAGATTAATGGTTAATAGAACTACTTTTGTAATAGCTCACAGACTTTCTACTATCATTAATGCTGATAAGATTGTTGTTATGGAAAATGGTAAAATAAAAGAGGTTGGAAGACACCAAGAGCTATTGGATAAAAATGGTCTATATAAACATTTTTATGATATCCAATTTGGAAAAGAAGTAAAACAAAGAGATGAAATGAAGATATAGGAGAGATGTATGAATATGATAAAAGAGATGATAATAGAAGCTGATATGAGGACAAGAAAACTTAGAGAAGATGGTAGAGATGTTGATGAACTTAGAGTTTTAAAAGCTACTAAAGATTTTAACCTATATGCTGAGGGATCTGTACTTATGGAATGTGGAAATACTAAAGTAATATGTACTGCTACTGTCAGTGATAAAGTTCCTCCTTTCTTAAAAAATCAAGGTAAAGGTTGGCTTACAGCTGAGTACTCTATGATACCTAGAGCAACTGGTGAAAGAAACCAAAGAGAATCTGCCAAGGGAAAATTAACTGGTAGAACTATGGAGATTCAAAGATTAATAGGAAGAACTTTAAGAACAGCTGTAGATTTAGAAAAACTAGGTGAAAGAACTATCACTATCGACTGTGATGTTATTCAAGCTGATGGTGGAACTAGAACTACTTCTATAACTGGTGGATTTATTGCCCTTGCCCTTGCTATGAAAAAACTTGTAGCTGATGGAGTGTTAGCAGAAAATCCAATCATCTCTAATGTTGCTGCTATAAGTGTTGGAATTGTAAATGGTACTCCTGTATTAGACCTTAAGTATACTGAAGATTCTGCTGCTGAAGTTGATATGAATGTTGTAATGAATGGTGAAGGAAAATTTGTTGAAGTACAGGGGACTGGTGAAGAAGCAACTTATACTAGAAAAGAGTTAAACGATATGCTCGATTTAGCTGAAAAAGGACTAAAAGAGATAATGGAGCTACAAAATAGAATAATTGAGGGATAATAGGAGTGGATACTATGAAAATATTTTTAGCTACTGGAAATAAACATAAAATTGATGAAATTAAAGCTATATTTAGTAATATTGAGAATGTAGAGATACTTTCTATAAAAGATGGAATTGAGATTCCAGAAGTTATAGAAGATGGTGAAACTTTTGAAGCTAACTCAGCTAAAAAAGCCTTAGAGATAGCAAAATTTACTGGAATGATAACTATAGCTGATGATTCTGGACTATGTGTAGATGCTCTTAATGGAGCTCCTGGGGTATATTCAGCTAGATACTCTGGAGAAAATGCTACTGATGAATCAAACAACGCTAAACTTATGGAAGTAATGAAAGATGAACCTAATAGAAAATGTCACTTTGTAAGTGTAATTACTCTTGGTAAGCCAGATGGAAGGGTATATTCTTTTAGAGGGGAGATTGAAGGAGAGTTGCTATATGAACCAAAAGGTAAAGATGGATTTGGTTATGACCCATATTTTTATGTAGCTGAGTATAAAAAATCTCTAGCTGAAATGCCAGAAATTAAAAATAAGATAAGTCATAGAGCTAATGCTTTAAAAAAATTAGAAAAAGAGTTAGCTAAAATTTTAGCGGAATAGTTACAATCTTTGTAACTACTCCGCTATTAATTTTTATTAATGGATAATTTTTTTTTAAAATAAAATACTCATGAATACTTATAAATAACTGAATAAACTCAGATATTTATATTATTATTGCTCATTTAATTAAATTTTCTAAAGCTAAATTAAGTTCTAATACATTTATTATTCCATTTTTCTCCATTTTTTTAACTAGATTAATAACCTCTTCTTTTGTAATTCTATTTACTCTAGCCACTCTTTCAACTTGAATTAAGGCTCCCTGTGTAGTAATATGTGGATCAAGTCCAGAGGCTGAAGCTGTAACCATATCTACTGGAATATCTTTTATTTCAATACTTGGATTTTCAGATAATATCTTCTCTATTCTTTCCTTTATATTTTTATTATATTCCAAATTGCTTCCTCCTAAATTACTTCCACCAGAACTTGGGATCATTTGAGCTTCTTTCAATGTTGAATATGTATTATAGTTCAAAATTGAAGCTCTTCCATGGAAATATTTATCACTTTCAAAATTTTGACCTATATATTTACTTCCTATCCCTTCTCCATTTTTTAAAATAATACTTCCATTTGCACTTTCATGGAAAAATACTTGAGCAAAACCATTTATCATATAGGTATAAATAGTTGTTATTAAAAATAATACTAATGTTATAAGTATCCCTTTTTTTAAATTTTCCATCTATATTTCCTCCTATTCTATACTCCTAGAACTCTTAATATTGGAGTAATAATTATATCTATTAATTTAATTCCTATAAATGGAGCTATTAATCCACCAATTCCATAAATAGCTAGATTTTTAAGCAACATTAATTCTGCCTTCATAGGTTTATATGCTACTCCTCTTAAGGCGATTGGTACAAGTAATGGAATTATGATAGCATTAAATATCAAAGTTGATATAATAGCAGTTGTTGGTGATGATAGTTTCATAATATTTAAAATCTCCATTTGAGGAATAGCAATTATAAATATTGCTGGTATTATTGCAAAATATTTTGCAATATCATTAGCTATACTAAATGTTGTTAAAGCTCCACGAGTTATTAAAAGTTGTTTTCCAATCTCTACAACCTCTAAAATTTTAGTTGGGTCTGAATCTAAGTCTACCATATTAGCTGCTTCTTTAGCTGCTATTGTTCCACTATTCATAGCTATTCCTACATCAGCTTGGGCTAAAGCTGGAGCATCATCTGTTCCATCTCCAGTCATAGCTACAAGTTTTCCTTGTTCCTGCTCCCTTCTAATTACTTCTATCTTATTTTCTGGTGTACATTCAGCAACAAATTCATCAATTCCAGCCTCTTTAGCTATTGTTTCAGCTGTAAGAGCATTATCTCCTGTACACATTATAGTTTTTATTCCCATTCTTCTTATATTATCAAATCTCTCTTTTAATCCTGGTTTTACTGTATCCTTTAAATAGATAACTCCTAAAACTCTATTATCCACAGCTAAAACTAATGGTGTTCCTCCTAACCTAGAAACTCTATCTACTTTTTCATCTAAATCTCTTGGTATTACACCATTTTCATTTTCTACAAATTTTTTAATTGATGAACCAGAACCTTTTCTAATCTTTCTTCCATCTTCTAAATTAACTCCACTTGTTTTTGTTTGAGCAGAAAACTCTAAAAATTCTGCTTTTGTATATTTACTTTCATCTGCAATATACCCTAATCTCTTTCCTAATTCAACTATTGAACGTCCTTCAGGAGTTAAATCTTTTAAAGATGAAATAACTGAGTACTCCATTATTTCCTCAGAAGTTACTCCTTCCACTGGAATAAATTCACTCGCCAATCTATTTCCAAATGTAACTGTCCCTGTTTTATCCAAAATTATAGTATTAATATCTCCACAATTTTCAACAGCTTTTCCAGACATAGCAATCACATTAAACTTATTAACTCTATCCATTCCTGCTATTCCTATTGCTGAAAGTAGACCTCCTATTGTTGTAGGTATTAAACACACAAGTAAAGCAATTAAAGTAGAAAGTGGAAGATGTATACCAACATAAAGCCCCATTGGAAGTAAAGTAACTATAACAACTAAAAAAATCAATGTCAAGCCAACTAATAAAGTATTTAACGCAATCTCATTTGGAGTTTTCTTTCTCTCTGCTCCCTCTACTAAGTTAATCATCTTATCTAAAAATGATTCTCCAGCTGAAACAGATATCTCTATTTTTATCTTATCACTTACTACACGTGTTCCTCCAGTTACTGCTGAAAAATCTCCTCCAGCCTCTTTAACAACTGGTGCTGATTCACCTGTTATTGCCGACTCATCTACTGAAGCTATTCCCTCTATTACAACCCCGTCATTTGGAATTATCTCTCCAGTATTTACAATTACAATATCACCTTTCTTTAATGAGCTTGCGTCAACTTGAACAGTTGTTCCATCTTCTTTCAACAGATTTGCAACTGTACTCTTTCTTGTTTTCTTTAAACTGTCTGCTTGTGCTTTTCCTCTTCCCTCAGCTATTGCTTCGGCAAAATTAGCAAAAAGAACTGTTACAAATAATATTAAACAAATTATTATATTGAATAATCTTAAATTTGCTTCTTTCTCACTAAAAATATCAGGTTTTATACTTAAAAGAAGTGTTAAGAAAAAACCTACTTCAACTATAAAAATAACTGGATTCTTCATAAGAATTTTGGGATTTAATTTTCTAAAAGCTTCTATAAATGCCTGCTTTAAAATAGTACTATCTATACTTTTTGATTTTTGTTTACTCATAATTTAATTACCTCCAAATACTTAAGTGCTCTGCAATAGGTCCTAATGCTAAAGCTGGTAAAAATGTAAGAGCACCTATTGTTAATATTATAAATATTAACACCAATGAAAATATTATATTATCTGTTCTGAAACTTGTCTCAGTTGTAGGTACAACTTTTTTCTTATAAAAAGAGTATCCAACGATTGTCATTAATACCATATTTACATATCTTCCTAAGAGAATAACTATTCCTGTCATAATATTCCAAAAAGAAGTATTATCTTTTAACCCTTCAAATCCAGAACCATTGTTAGCTGCACTTGATACATATTCATACAATACCTGAGTTATTCCGTGAAAACCTGCAGTTGATATCCCCTCATATCCATATCTCACCATCAATGATATCGCACTTGGTAATAATATAATTAATGGATGTAATAGTATTAAAAATGTTATAATTTGAATCTCTTTAGCCTCAACTTTTTTACCAAAAAATTCTGGAGTTCTTCCTACCATTAGTCCACATAAAAATACTCCTAAAATCATATACATTAGTATATTTATAAATCCAACTCCCTTACCACCGAAAATACAGTTAAGCATCATATTTCCTAGTGCAAACATACCGGCTAATGGTGTAAGTGAATCATGCATATTATTTATGCTTCCTGTTGTAAATGAAGTTGTTATATTAGTAAATAGTGTAGAAGCAAATAATCCAAACCTTACTTCTTTTCCCTCCATATTTATTCCTGATATCCCTAATTCTTTTAAAATTGGTGTTCCTTGTTTTTCAAAATGATATATCATAAAGAATGATAATATAAATAAAATAAATACAGAGATAAAAATATACCAACCTTGCTTTTTATTTTTAGCTACAATTCCAAAAGCTATTATTGTTGCCCCTGGAAATACCATCATAGATAACATCTCTATATAGTTAGACCATATTGAAATATTTTCAAATGGATGAGCAGAGTTAGCTGTGAATAATCCTCCTCCATTATTTCCTAAATGCTTTATTGCTTGCCATGCTGCTACAGGTCCTAAAGCTATGGCTTGATATTTTCCTTCTAAAGTTCTTACTATTACTTGATTATCAAATGTTTGAGGTAAGCCACAAATTACTAAAAGTATTGCCACTACTAATGAGATAGGAAGTAATAATCTTATAACCACCTTCACTAAATCCTCATAAAAGTTACCAAGCTTAATTCCCATAATTCCTCTTATTACAGCCATACAAATTACCATCCCAGTTGCTGCTGAGGTAAACATAAGGTTTATCAATATCAATCTTGAAATAGTACTATTTAAGACCTCGCCAGAATAGTGTTGTAAATTTGTATTTGTTATAAAACTTATTGCTGTGTTAAAAGCTAGAGACAGAGAATCACCTTGTATATATAAAATTATATATGTAAAGATAAACATAATAAAATTAACACTTAAAAATGATACAATATAGCTCTTCAGTCCCATATTTTCATTTTTACATTTTAATAATTTAAAAATTGGAACCTCTATAGTTGTAAATAATCTTTCTCCTAATGTTTTTTCATGTGCTATTAGCTTAGATAGATACTTTCCGATTGGAACTATTAAAATAATGAACGCACATAAAAAAAGTATTAAACTTAATAAATTCATAATAAAATTTCCTCCTTAAAATTTATCTGGATTGAATAGTGCATAAATTAAATAAATAAAAAGTAAAAATACAATAATTCCTAAAATTAACATTTCTCCCTCCTAAATTATT from Candidatus Fusobacterium pullicola encodes:
- the kdpB gene encoding potassium-transporting ATPase subunit KdpB; its protein translation is MSKQKSKSIDSTILKQAFIEAFRKLNPKILMKNPVIFIVEVGFFLTLLLSIKPDIFSEKEANLRLFNIIICLILFVTVLFANFAEAIAEGRGKAQADSLKKTRKSTVANLLKEDGTTVQVDASSLKKGDIVIVNTGEIIPNDGVVIEGIASVDESAITGESAPVVKEAGGDFSAVTGGTRVVSDKIKIEISVSAGESFLDKMINLVEGAERKKTPNEIALNTLLVGLTLIFLVVIVTLLPMGLYVGIHLPLSTLIALLVCLIPTTIGGLLSAIGIAGMDRVNKFNVIAMSGKAVENCGDINTIILDKTGTVTFGNRLASEFIPVEGVTSEEIMEYSVISSLKDLTPEGRSIVELGKRLGYIADESKYTKAEFLEFSAQTKTSGVNLEDGRKIRKGSGSSIKKFVENENGVIPRDLDEKVDRVSRLGGTPLVLAVDNRVLGVIYLKDTVKPGLKERFDNIRRMGIKTIMCTGDNALTAETIAKEAGIDEFVAECTPENKIEVIRREQEQGKLVAMTGDGTDDAPALAQADVGIAMNSGTIAAKEAANMVDLDSDPTKILEVVEIGKQLLITRGALTTFSIANDIAKYFAIIPAIFIIAIPQMEILNIMKLSSPTTAIISTLIFNAIIIPLLVPIALRGVAYKPMKAELMLLKNLAIYGIGGLIAPFIGIKLIDIIITPILRVLGV
- the rph gene encoding ribonuclease PH, encoding MRTRKLREDGRDVDELRVLKATKDFNLYAEGSVLMECGNTKVICTATVSDKVPPFLKNQGKGWLTAEYSMIPRATGERNQRESAKGKLTGRTMEIQRLIGRTLRTAVDLEKLGERTITIDCDVIQADGGTRTTSITGGFIALALAMKKLVADGVLAENPIISNVAAISVGIVNGTPVLDLKYTEDSAAEVDMNVVMNGEGKFVEVQGTGEEATYTRKELNDMLDLAEKGLKEIMELQNRIIEG
- a CDS encoding XTP/dITP diphosphatase, whose protein sequence is MKIFLATGNKHKIDEIKAIFSNIENVEILSIKDGIEIPEVIEDGETFEANSAKKALEIAKFTGMITIADDSGLCVDALNGAPGVYSARYSGENATDESNNAKLMEVMKDEPNRKCHFVSVITLGKPDGRVYSFRGEIEGELLYEPKGKDGFGYDPYFYVAEYKKSLAEMPEIKNKISHRANALKKLEKELAKILAE
- a CDS encoding potassium-transporting ATPase subunit C, translating into MENLKKGILITLVLFLITTIYTYMINGFAQVFFHESANGSIILKNGEGIGSKYIGQNFESDKYFHGRASILNYNTYSTLKEAQMIPSSGGSNLGGSNLEYNKNIKERIEKILSENPSIEIKDIPVDMVTASASGLDPHITTQGALIQVERVARVNRITKEEVINLVKKMEKNGIINVLELNLALENLIK
- a CDS encoding ABC transporter ATP-binding protein/permease, with the translated sequence MKLNIFKNKSLNTFLKYSFKYKWAMVAVILMSILTSTMGAVPAWLSKYLIDDVLVKKDPKMMVIVISAIFLSTVVKVISAYYASISSNYVTETIKRDIKIDVFNHLQKLPISYFRKNKLGDIMARLSGDSSTLGRIGFMLFDMLKEFITVVALIFRMFQVDWLLALISLTVMPLIISTVKKYTKKIRKSGRIRQDTSGAVTAFIQESLSGIFVIKAFNNSDMIIDRFKEISMDEFQKSYKSTKIKAKVSPINEVITTLMVVLVAAYGGYQIVVTKTMSPGDLISFVTAMGLMSQPLKRLISKNNDVQEAIPSADRVIEILDIPVEVDHCEPEEELGGKIQNINFKNVSFTYSDGKSNALKNINLDIEAGEVVAFVGKSGSGKTTIVNLIPRFFEATEGKLLINGKDIKNISLKKYRDLIGIVPQESFLFSGTIAENISFGKENVTIDDIIKAAKMANAYEFIKNLPEGFETEVGERGVMLSGGQRQRIAIARALIQNPEILILDEATSALDTESERLVQDALDRLMVNRTTFVIAHRLSTIINADKIVVMENGKIKEVGRHQELLDKNGLYKHFYDIQFGKEVKQRDEMKI